The Bacteroidales bacterium genome contains the following window.
CCAATTATAAAATCTATTTTAGATCAATACCGCTCTAAGATTCACGGAATGATACATTGCAGCGGAGGTGCTCAAACAAAAATCTTACACTTTATTGATAATCTGCATATTATTAAAGACAATTTATTCGACGTTCCGCCTTTGTTTAAGCTTATTCAAGAGCAGTCGGGAACCGATTGGAAAGAAATGTACAAAGTCTTTAATATGGGCCATCGGATGGAAATTTATGTACCGGAAAAAATTGCAGAACATTTAATACAAATTTCTCGCTCTTTTAATGTCGACGCACAAATTATTGGTCGTGTAGAAAATTCAACCACCAAAAAGCTCACTATAGAAAGTAGCTTAGGAAAATTTATTTACAACGATGCATAAAAATAAAAACATTTATCAATTAAACCTTAGCGAGAAAAATATCACGCAAAGACGCAGCAGAAACACAAAGAAAATAACAAAACTACAGCAATGCAAAATATTATAGATCGATTCGTTAAATACATCAAAATAGACACACAATCAGATCCCAAAAACCCAGCTTTTCCAAGTACAGAAAAACAATGGGATTTAGCTCATCTTTTAGTTGAAGAATTAAAAGAAATTGGACTCGAAGAGATTAGCTTAGACGACAATTGTTACCTAATGGCAACTCTACCATCAAATGTAAATTATAAAGTACCTACAATTGGATTTATTGCCCATATCGATACCAGTCCCGATTATTCGGGAACCAATGTAAAACCACAATTTCATCCTAATTATAATGGAAAAGATATTGTTTTAAACAAAGAAGAAAACATAATATTATCGCCAAGTTATTTTGAGGACTTATTGCTTTATAAAGGACAAACACTAATTACTACAGATGGCACAACCCTCTTAGGAGCAGATGATAAAGCCGGAATCGCTGAAATTGTTTCAGCAATGGAATATTTAATAAATCATCCTGAAATAAAGCATGGAAAAATTAGAATTGGCTTTACTCCCGATGAAGAAGTGGGTAAAGGAGCACATCTATTTGATGTTGATAAATTTGGAGCCGAATGGGCATACACTATGGATGGCAGTCAGGTTGGAGAATTAGAATACGAAAATTTTAATGCTGCCGGAGCAAAAGTTATTTTTAACGGAACATCTGTTCATCCCGGCTATGCCAAAGGAAAAATGATTAATTCCATACTTCTTGCAAATGAATTTATTTCGTCTTTACCCAAAAATGAAATTCCACAAGAAACAGAAGGTTTTGAAGGTTTCTTCCATCTGCATGATATAAAAGGAGATATTGAAAAAACAGAGCTTCAATATATTATCAGAGATCACGACAAAGAATCGTTTAAAAACAGAAAAATCCTCTTTCAAAAAGCAGTAGATGATCTAAATAAAAAATTAGGTAGTAACATAGTTGAAGTGGAAATAAAGAACCAATATTTCAATATGCGCGAACAGATAGAACCAGTTATGCATATTATTGATATTGCTGAAGAGGCGATGAAACAAGCAGGGATAAAACCAATTATTCACGCAATCAGAGGCGGAACAGATGGCGCTCAATTATCTTATAAAGGATTACCTTGTCCAAATATTTTTGCTGGTGGACACAACTTCCACGGTCGTTATGAGTTTATAGCGACTGAAGCCATGCAAATAGCAACTGATGTAATTGTGAATATTGCTAAAATTACAGCTGAAAAAAGCAAATGATCTTAAATTATTTAACCACAGAGGCACAGAAACACAGAGATTTATATATTACCTAAACCTTATTTTTCTTAGTGCCTTTTGTCTTCGTGGTAAAATATATTTAATGTCAATGTCTATCAAGCTTTAAATCCATTTCCTTTTCCTATTTTTGTGCAAAATCTTTTAGAAATGGAAAATAAAATTAATGTTCAGGTATCTACGGAAATAGGAAAATTAGAAGCCGTTATCCTACATACTCCCGGTAGTGAGGTTGAAAAAATGACACCTCAAAATGCCGAGCGCGCCTTATACTCTGATATTCTGAATCTTAACATAGCATCAAAAGAATATAGTCAGCTACATCAGGTACTCGACAAACTTACCTCTACTTTTCAAGTCAAAGATCTATTATTTGACATTCTGAAAAACGATAAAGTACGTGAAAGTATGATACATCGTATTGTTCGTAACGAACATCTTGAAGCTTACGAACCGTATCTTACTAAAATGGACAACAAAGAGCTTGCACGACAATTAATTGAAGGTGGCGAAATGGTTAAAAACAACCTCACTCGCTTTCTTGATCCCGATCGCTTTAGCTTAAAGCCTCTTCACAATTTCTTCTTTACTCGTGATGCTTCTATGACAGTAAATAATAAAGTTCTTATTGCAAAGATGGCTAGTAAAGTACGCGATCGTGAGTCTTTAATTATGGAAAATATTTTCGACTTTCATCCCCTTTTTAATACAAAAACAGTAAACCCTTTAAGCTTCTCCGGCAGAACAGATAATATTACCATAGAAGGTGGCGATGTCCTTGTTGCGCGAGAAGACATACTTGTTATTGGACTTGGACCTAGAACAACTTCACAAGGAATAGATTTCGTTATTGAATGCCTTAAAAACACTAAAGAACGTCGTCATATTATTGTTCAAGAATTACCACATTCGCCGGAGTCTTTTATTCATTTAGATATGGCATTTACTTTCTTGGACAAAGACAAATGTATGGTTTACGAGCCTGTAATTCTTCAAGCAAACAGATATCAAACTATACATATTACCATTGA
Protein-coding sequences here:
- the pepT gene encoding peptidase T; this encodes MQNIIDRFVKYIKIDTQSDPKNPAFPSTEKQWDLAHLLVEELKEIGLEEISLDDNCYLMATLPSNVNYKVPTIGFIAHIDTSPDYSGTNVKPQFHPNYNGKDIVLNKEENIILSPSYFEDLLLYKGQTLITTDGTTLLGADDKAGIAEIVSAMEYLINHPEIKHGKIRIGFTPDEEVGKGAHLFDVDKFGAEWAYTMDGSQVGELEYENFNAAGAKVIFNGTSVHPGYAKGKMINSILLANEFISSLPKNEIPQETEGFEGFFHLHDIKGDIEKTELQYIIRDHDKESFKNRKILFQKAVDDLNKKLGSNIVEVEIKNQYFNMREQIEPVMHIIDIAEEAMKQAGIKPIIHAIRGGTDGAQLSYKGLPCPNIFAGGHNFHGRYEFIATEAMQIATDVIVNIAKITAEKSK
- a CDS encoding arginine deiminase: MENKINVQVSTEIGKLEAVILHTPGSEVEKMTPQNAERALYSDILNLNIASKEYSQLHQVLDKLTSTFQVKDLLFDILKNDKVRESMIHRIVRNEHLEAYEPYLTKMDNKELARQLIEGGEMVKNNLTRFLDPDRFSLKPLHNFFFTRDASMTVNNKVLIAKMASKVRDRESLIMENIFDFHPLFNTKTVNPLSFSGRTDNITIEGGDVLVAREDILVIGLGPRTTSQGIDFVIECLKNTKERRHIIVQELPHSPESFIHLDMAFTFLDKDKCMVYEPVILQANRYQTIHITIDGGKVESIKNIDNILVGLKTLGMDLEPIVCGGSVDEFSMEREQWHSGTNFFAVAPGKIIGYGRNVHTINELNKHGFDILKAQDVINNNIKLSDYEKYVITIEGSELARGGGGARCMTMPIARKAVDW